In the genome of Cutibacterium equinum, one region contains:
- a CDS encoding helix-turn-helix transcriptional regulator, giving the protein MSTTDKIGPIHPGGVLMEDFIEGFGITQHQLAVSIGVPLRVV; this is encoded by the coding sequence TTGAGTACTACTGACAAGATCGGGCCGATACATCCGGGCGGGGTTCTTATGGAGGACTTCATCGAGGGTTTCGGGATTACGCAGCATCAGCTTGCGGTTTCCATCGGTGTTCCGCTGCGGGTGGTGTGA
- a CDS encoding acid phosphatase, with translation MGYISDVSSYKFGIYYDVVDGYKDLRGNHPDVINENDEKAVQINNAAEKTPERVKQAQQDAVAPKQGVLNAVSDSLGPEARKALRESLKEHRLPKTEFLLGHGYFARAGGLASSTFAEKQIFHVQRPVVKMPDRIHKYPMEGTDIYHVKGQPSYPSGHANQASWITACLAMMLPEMGSQILDRGAISGESRVILGVHAPLDVIAGRMSGQAAAADRWNDPHMREALTQAGAELRAELEWRTGKSIEQLAAENPKSAKDSVSH, from the coding sequence GTGGGCTACATCTCGGATGTCTCTTCGTACAAGTTCGGTATCTACTACGACGTCGTCGATGGCTACAAGGATCTCCGTGGCAATCATCCTGATGTCATCAACGAGAACGACGAGAAGGCCGTTCAGATCAATAATGCCGCAGAAAAAACGCCCGAACGCGTAAAGCAGGCTCAGCAGGACGCAGTTGCACCTAAGCAGGGCGTTCTTAACGCCGTTTCTGACTCCCTGGGACCTGAAGCCAGAAAAGCCCTTCGTGAGTCTCTGAAGGAACACCGCTTGCCGAAGACTGAGTTCCTTCTTGGTCACGGTTACTTTGCTCGCGCTGGCGGGCTTGCCAGCTCCACCTTCGCTGAGAAGCAGATCTTTCATGTTCAGCGTCCGGTCGTCAAAATGCCCGACAGGATCCACAAGTATCCGATGGAGGGCACAGATATCTACCATGTGAAGGGCCAGCCGTCATACCCGTCAGGCCACGCAAACCAGGCGTCCTGGATCACTGCATGTCTGGCGATGATGCTGCCGGAGATGGGATCGCAGATTCTTGATCGCGGAGCGATCTCTGGTGAATCCCGAGTCATTCTCGGCGTCCACGCCCCGCTTGATGTGATAGCAGGGCGCATGTCTGGACAGGCTGCAGCCGCCGACCGCTGGAATGATCCGCATATGCGTGAAGCTCTGACGCAGGCCGGTGCGGAGCTGCGTGCGGAGCTTGAGTGGCGTACAGGAAAGTCCATCGAGCAACTCGCTGCCGAGAATCCGAAGTCCGCGAAGGACTCCGTTTCCCACTAG
- a CDS encoding cupredoxin domain-containing protein, whose amino-acid sequence MPPAARARQNHRKTATVTLPITSTTAFLKPGNPSITTISTLLRKAGAYWFSQAVNTAFKRPSMITSNHNKPV is encoded by the coding sequence GTGCCCCCAGCTGCGCGAGCTCGGCAGAACCACCGCAAGACAGCGACGGTGACCTTGCCGATCACCTCGACCACGGCGTTCTTGAAACCGGGCAACCCGTCCATCACGACGATCTCGACACTGCTACGGAAGGCCGGGGCCTACTGGTTCAGCCAGGCTGTGAACACCGCTTTCAAACGGCCGAGCATGATCACCAGCAACCACAACAAACCCGTCTAA
- a CDS encoding NUDIX hydrolase has protein sequence MPQQTIRIRVVGLLTHNEKVFVQRKVGDDAWALPGGGLEFGETLIDGLKREFDEEFGLLIIVGERLHVLENFFTHKGVGHHSIEFYYRVTPADPADLDTLGSHEADLECSWLSYHDTSTLRPKGILQALN, from the coding sequence ATGCCACAGCAAACGATTCGCATCCGTGTTGTCGGCCTACTGACCCATAACGAGAAAGTCTTCGTGCAACGTAAAGTGGGCGACGATGCCTGGGCTCTGCCGGGTGGCGGCTTGGAGTTTGGCGAAACCCTTATCGACGGACTGAAGCGAGAATTCGACGAGGAATTCGGCCTGCTCATCATCGTCGGCGAGCGTCTCCACGTGCTGGAGAACTTCTTCACCCACAAAGGCGTAGGCCACCACTCCATCGAGTTCTACTACCGAGTCACCCCAGCCGACCCAGCCGACCTCGACACACTCGGATCCCACGAAGCAGACCTCGAATGCAGCTGGCTCTCATACCACGACACCTCGACGCTCCGACCCAAGGGTATCCTCCAGGCACTGAATTAA
- a CDS encoding CopG family transcriptional regulator has product MAMTLRLTEDDEQILTRLAEEDGVSRQEATVRAIREVAARRGHAKNVADAAARARARYGDVLDRLGK; this is encoded by the coding sequence ATGGCTATGACATTGCGGTTGACGGAAGACGACGAACAGATCTTGACGCGTCTTGCCGAGGAGGACGGGGTCAGTCGTCAAGAGGCGACGGTTCGCGCTATCCGTGAGGTGGCGGCGCGGAGGGGACACGCGAAGAACGTCGCCGATGCGGCGGCGCGGGCGCGGGCCCGGTACGGCGACGTTCTCGATCGGCTGGGAAAGTGA
- a CDS encoding type II toxin-antitoxin system death-on-curing family toxin → MTIFLTVEDLLSLAKDLGVGPVRDVGLLESAAARPRTSLWGSDAYPTLESKAAALLDSLVNNHALVDGNKRLGWLATVVFLDLNGWWVEAPDDDAYNLVIAVASGRADLDEAAASLRSWSVDSDCFGKPQSRTELDSRQDRHH, encoded by the coding sequence GTGACGATTTTCCTCACGGTTGAGGACCTTCTGTCCCTGGCCAAGGACCTGGGTGTTGGCCCGGTCCGTGACGTTGGCTTGCTCGAATCTGCGGCGGCGCGTCCACGAACGTCATTGTGGGGTAGTGACGCCTACCCAACGCTAGAGTCCAAGGCGGCGGCTCTGCTAGATTCTCTGGTGAACAATCATGCGCTGGTGGACGGCAACAAGCGGTTGGGTTGGTTGGCGACAGTGGTGTTCTTGGACCTCAATGGCTGGTGGGTGGAAGCCCCGGACGACGATGCATACAACCTCGTCATCGCCGTGGCGAGCGGTAGGGCTGATCTAGATGAGGCCGCTGCGTCGCTTCGGTCGTGGAGCGTTGATTCTGACTGCTTCGGCAAGCCCCAATCCCGAACAGAGCTAGATTCGCGTCAAGACCGCCACCACTGA
- a CDS encoding Fic family protein, translating to MWNHPDRPFQDLPALPPSVDVETPAVLKATITASRALARLDGAYNRLPDPTMLINLIPLMEAQASSEIENIVTTNDELFKAANGALQDMTPQVKEALRYREALRAGHESLAARPITTQTAIDVCSRIQGRPAAIRNQPGTYIGNASTGAHIYTPPEGQHVILDHLSAWERFLHDDHGLDPLVAMALAHYQFEAIHPFFDGNGRTGRILNLLMLIETGLLELPVLYLSGHILRHKDTYYERLNAVTREDAWEPWLLFMLAGVESTATWTLDLVESTDSMRTSLQDSIRALDPKLPAVSLSRMLCSQPYMRIDNVVDAGLAQRQTASRWLTLLANSGLITKEKIGRHVLFINTELLSMLFHTPLPE from the coding sequence ATGTGGAACCACCCCGACCGGCCGTTCCAGGACCTCCCAGCGCTGCCACCATCAGTTGACGTCGAAACCCCGGCCGTGCTCAAAGCGACGATCACTGCCAGCCGGGCACTCGCTCGACTCGACGGGGCTTACAACCGACTTCCCGATCCCACGATGCTCATCAATCTGATCCCACTCATGGAGGCTCAGGCCTCGAGCGAGATCGAGAACATCGTCACTACCAACGACGAACTGTTCAAGGCCGCAAACGGCGCCCTCCAGGACATGACTCCTCAAGTCAAGGAAGCACTCCGGTATCGCGAGGCGCTGCGCGCAGGCCACGAGTCTCTGGCTGCGAGGCCCATCACCACCCAGACCGCGATTGACGTCTGCTCACGCATTCAAGGACGGCCAGCGGCGATCCGAAATCAACCTGGCACGTACATCGGCAACGCGAGCACGGGTGCGCATATCTACACGCCACCCGAGGGCCAACACGTCATTCTTGACCACTTGTCAGCGTGGGAGAGGTTCTTACACGACGACCATGGTCTCGACCCGCTTGTGGCGATGGCGCTCGCGCACTACCAGTTCGAGGCGATCCATCCCTTCTTCGACGGCAACGGACGAACGGGACGCATTCTCAACTTGCTGATGCTCATCGAGACCGGTCTCCTGGAGCTCCCCGTGCTGTATTTGTCTGGCCACATCTTGCGCCACAAGGACACGTACTACGAACGGCTTAACGCCGTCACTCGAGAAGACGCATGGGAACCCTGGCTCCTCTTCATGCTTGCAGGCGTCGAATCCACGGCCACATGGACGCTCGACCTCGTCGAGTCCACAGATTCCATGCGTACCTCACTGCAAGACTCGATCCGCGCACTCGATCCGAAACTCCCAGCGGTGTCCCTGAGCAGGATGCTTTGTTCGCAGCCCTATATGCGCATCGACAACGTCGTTGACGCAGGCTTGGCCCAACGCCAGACTGCCTCACGCTGGCTGACACTGCTGGCCAACTCCGGCCTCATCACCAAGGAGAAGATAGGCCGTCACGTGCTCTTCATCAACACCGAGCTACTCAGCATGCTCTTTCACACGCCTCTGCCGGAGTAA
- a CDS encoding type II toxin-antitoxin system death-on-curing family toxin, which produces MTVFLTVEDLGVGPIGDVGLHESAAARPRTSLWGSDAYPTLESKAAALLDSLVNNRALVDGNKQLGWLATVVFSDLNGWRPRPTTHTTSSSPWRVVGLL; this is translated from the coding sequence ATGACGGTTTTCCTTACGGTTGAGGACCTGGGCGTTGGCCCGATCGGTGACGTCGGTTTGCACGAATCTGCGGCGGCGCGTCCACGAACGTCATTGTGGGGTAGTGACGCCTACCCAACGCTAGAGTCCAAGGCTGCGGCTCTCCTGGACTCTCTGGTGAACAATCGTGCGCTGGTGGACGGCAACAAGCAGTTGGGCTGGTTGGCGACGGTGGTGTTCTCGGACCTCAATGGTTGGAGGCCCCGGCCGACGACGCATACGACCTCGTCATCGCCGTGGCGAGTGGTCGGGCTGCTCTAG
- a CDS encoding type II toxin-antitoxin system RelE family toxin yields the protein MAIQTSRYRVELTARARKQLKKMDRFDAKILAAWIKNNLDGCADPRAFGKGLTANHSGEWRYRVGSYRILALIHDNVATIEVFSIGRRDKVYDD from the coding sequence ATGGCCATTCAGACCAGCCGATACCGTGTCGAGCTGACCGCGAGGGCGCGCAAGCAGCTGAAGAAGATGGACCGGTTCGACGCCAAGATCCTCGCCGCGTGGATCAAGAACAACCTCGACGGATGCGCCGATCCACGCGCCTTCGGCAAAGGGCTCACCGCGAACCATTCAGGCGAATGGCGCTACCGCGTGGGCTCCTATCGGATCCTCGCACTCATCCACGACAACGTCGCCACGATCGAAGTCTTCTCCATCGGGCGCCGCGACAAGGTCTACGACGACTGA
- the relB gene encoding type II toxin-antitoxin system RelB family antitoxin has translation MSTMTVRMNEQDAELVRKFAQFEGVTISDFARTAILEKIEDSCDLQELREAIAQDTGERFTIDEILTELT, from the coding sequence ATGAGCACCATGACAGTGCGCATGAACGAACAAGACGCCGAACTCGTCCGCAAGTTCGCCCAGTTCGAGGGCGTCACGATCTCAGATTTCGCCCGCACGGCAATCCTGGAGAAGATCGAGGATTCCTGCGACCTACAGGAGCTGCGCGAGGCGATTGCGCAGGACACCGGCGAGCGATTCACCATCGACGAGATCCTCACCGAACTCACCTGA
- a CDS encoding MATE family efflux transporter has translation MTVAQQREAIGYGEVYSLALPIAGVQLAGVALTTTDVFMLQTLGVAAIAGGGLAMQFYNQIRTMCVGMVTAAGNLVAEAAVPWKRGERDGQVAHEVRRAVRSGMAVGTASAILGAVLVIALGALVLVLPVDQHVAHLTFAMTLTLGPGLLPMVWLNVLRQFAVGMRRPGSLLVVTLISIGVNAGANAFFLWAVSALGWSAAWGTAGIGASTAFVQVFTLCAFAWTLRRDSELGQLFAFIPRKGDMAAIRELVRLGIPVSLTYGSEAAITTIAGLVMGVVGPVALAAHMVVNQLAYIVYQVCIGFSHGGSVLVSGVKGQGRDIVSLVTRRVLLSVWAYLSLIAVIWLTLGSFVVKLFLGGASRDTLRIATVLLCIAVLQQFAKGSQNVLVGLLRGLKDTTSGLKATLWGYWAVGVPAVVLLGLVARWDAYGVWIGLILGFGTTAILLARTLTIRISQLDQPSEAVVAAS, from the coding sequence GTGACTGTCGCGCAACAGCGCGAGGCGATCGGCTACGGCGAGGTTTATTCCCTTGCGCTGCCCATCGCCGGTGTGCAGCTCGCAGGGGTAGCTCTGACGACGACGGACGTGTTCATGCTGCAAACCCTGGGCGTGGCCGCCATCGCTGGCGGCGGCTTGGCGATGCAGTTCTACAACCAGATCCGGACGATGTGCGTCGGAATGGTGACAGCTGCGGGCAATCTCGTCGCAGAGGCGGCCGTGCCGTGGAAGCGAGGGGAGCGCGACGGACAGGTGGCCCACGAGGTCCGCCGGGCAGTGCGTAGTGGCATGGCGGTGGGAACTGCCTCGGCCATCCTGGGCGCCGTCCTCGTCATCGCGCTCGGGGCACTCGTGCTCGTCCTCCCGGTGGATCAGCACGTCGCACATCTCACCTTCGCGATGACGCTCACCCTGGGTCCCGGTCTGTTGCCCATGGTCTGGCTCAATGTCCTCAGACAGTTCGCCGTGGGAATGCGACGACCCGGCTCATTGCTCGTGGTCACGCTCATCTCCATCGGGGTGAACGCCGGCGCCAACGCCTTCTTCCTGTGGGCTGTCTCGGCTCTGGGGTGGTCCGCGGCTTGGGGCACGGCCGGCATTGGCGCATCCACCGCGTTCGTTCAGGTGTTCACCCTGTGTGCCTTCGCCTGGACGCTGCGCCGCGACAGTGAACTGGGCCAGCTGTTCGCCTTCATCCCCCGCAAGGGGGATATGGCTGCCATCCGCGAACTGGTGAGACTCGGAATCCCGGTGTCCCTCACCTACGGGTCAGAGGCCGCGATCACCACCATCGCCGGTCTGGTCATGGGGGTCGTCGGACCCGTGGCGCTGGCTGCGCACATGGTGGTCAACCAACTCGCCTACATCGTCTACCAGGTGTGCATCGGCTTCTCCCACGGTGGATCCGTGCTCGTCAGCGGAGTCAAGGGCCAAGGCCGCGACATTGTGTCGCTGGTGACGCGGAGGGTTTTGCTGTCCGTGTGGGCATATCTCAGCCTCATCGCTGTGATCTGGCTCACCCTGGGTTCGTTCGTCGTGAAGCTCTTTCTCGGCGGCGCGTCCCGGGACACCCTTCGTATCGCCACGGTGTTGCTGTGCATCGCTGTGCTCCAACAATTCGCCAAGGGCAGTCAGAACGTCCTGGTCGGCCTGCTTCGCGGCCTCAAGGACACCACCTCTGGACTTAAGGCAACCCTGTGGGGTTACTGGGCGGTTGGAGTCCCGGCTGTGGTCCTCCTGGGGCTGGTAGCCCGCTGGGATGCCTACGGCGTGTGGATTGGTCTGATCCTGGGGTTTGGGACGACCGCCATCCTCCTCGCCCGTACCCTCACGATCCGTATCTCGCAGCTCGACCAACCCAGCGAGGCGGTGGTGGCAGCCTCCTGA
- a CDS encoding ABC transporter substrate-binding protein — protein MTTIASPLPRRSRTFTALVALVMAAVVFLSACTSGHTEGAAQTKPTETVTDALGRKVEVPRDVDRILMGGQKMLYTTALLNPDNPTDKIVAWPEDLKENDLATYKRYSKEFPAISTIPTTGEIYNNTMSLEQALESRPDVFVVNAGVFDAAKDAGIIDGLEKAGVPTVAVDYFIDPVKNTVPSIRLMGKLLNREDKAEEFITYYESKVSTVTSRLKKAKARRTPTFLWRAPGYFDCCSTFAKSNLAQIVNLAGGDNLGDSMIKAKQGQVSPEALAGQNPQVIIATGADWAQGKTPVKSGAYVPLGYDESPEAAARDLRAVVDKQAAVRKTNAVANKRIYAAWHHYYDSPYNYLAVEMFAKAMHPELFSDIDPDAEVRELHDKFLPVEATGTFWTGLK, from the coding sequence ATGACCACTATCGCGTCCCCCTTGCCTCGCCGGTCGAGGACATTCACAGCCCTCGTCGCCCTTGTTATGGCGGCTGTCGTATTCCTCTCTGCGTGCACGAGCGGGCACACGGAGGGTGCGGCGCAAACGAAGCCGACCGAGACGGTGACGGACGCGTTGGGCCGGAAGGTCGAGGTTCCTCGGGATGTCGATCGCATCCTCATGGGAGGCCAGAAGATGCTGTACACCACAGCCCTGCTCAACCCAGACAATCCGACGGACAAGATCGTCGCTTGGCCAGAAGACCTCAAGGAAAACGACCTCGCCACCTACAAGCGGTACTCGAAGGAGTTCCCGGCAATTAGCACTATCCCCACGACTGGCGAGATCTACAACAACACGATGTCCCTCGAGCAGGCTCTCGAGTCGCGTCCCGATGTCTTCGTGGTGAACGCGGGCGTCTTTGACGCCGCCAAGGACGCCGGAATCATCGACGGGCTCGAGAAGGCCGGGGTGCCGACGGTGGCCGTCGACTACTTCATCGACCCCGTGAAAAACACCGTCCCGAGCATCCGTCTCATGGGCAAACTCCTGAATCGCGAGGACAAGGCCGAAGAGTTCATCACATACTACGAATCCAAGGTCTCGACGGTGACCTCGCGTCTGAAGAAGGCGAAGGCCAGGCGCACGCCCACGTTCCTGTGGCGCGCTCCCGGATATTTCGACTGCTGCTCCACCTTCGCCAAGTCCAACCTCGCGCAAATTGTCAATCTGGCCGGCGGGGACAATCTGGGTGACAGCATGATCAAGGCGAAGCAGGGCCAGGTGTCCCCCGAGGCTCTCGCTGGCCAGAACCCGCAGGTCATCATCGCCACCGGCGCGGACTGGGCCCAGGGCAAGACCCCGGTCAAGTCCGGCGCGTATGTCCCGCTGGGCTACGACGAGTCCCCGGAGGCCGCCGCGCGTGACCTGCGAGCGGTCGTCGACAAGCAGGCCGCCGTGCGAAAGACCAACGCTGTTGCGAATAAGCGAATCTATGCCGCGTGGCATCACTACTACGACTCGCCGTACAACTACCTTGCCGTGGAGATGTTTGCCAAGGCGATGCATCCG